In the genome of Diaphorobacter sp. HDW4A, the window AGCGCTTTTCGCCATCGGCCAGAGACCGGAGTCGCAGCACAGGAGCACGCAAGCCACCATGTCTAGACCATTTGAAAACCTTCGCATTCTGGATTTCACACGCTTTCTGTCGGGGCCGTTCGCTACGCACCAGTTCGCGTTGCAGGGCGCGGAGGTCATCAAGATCGAACCGCCCACGGGCGACGACACGCGCACCATCACCGTCAACAAGGAACTCGCCGCGCAGAAGATGGCCCCGGCCTTCATGGCGGTGAACACCAACAAGCAAAGCGTGGTGCTCGACCTCAAGCAGCCCGCGGCCATCGAGCTCATCGGGCGGATGGTGCAGGAGGCTGACATCGTCTGGGAGAACTTCCGCCCGGGCGTCATGGACAAGCTGGGCCTTGGCTACGAGGCGCTCCGGGCGCTGAATCCGCGCCTCATCTACTGCTCGATCTCGGGCTTTGGCCATACGGGGCCGGAAAAGCACACGCCGGCGTTCGACGGCAAGATCCAGGCGATGTCAGGCGTGATGTCGATCACCGGCGAGCCCGAGCATGGGCCCATGCGTGCGGGCTTTGCGCTCTGCGATGTGCTCAGCGGCATGACGGCGGCCTTCGCCGTGTCCACCGCTCTGTACCAGCGCACGCAGACCGGGCTAGGTCAGCATGTGGACGTGTCCATGCTCGACGCGAGCCTGAGTTTTCTGTCCACGCAGGTGGCGGACTTCACCATCACCCAAACGCCGCAGCGTCAGTTCGGCAACCTCTCGATGAGCCGCAAGCCCACGGCCGATCGCTTCCAATGCGGCGATGGCTACATCGTGCTTGCGGCGATGACCGAGGCGCAATTCCAGCGCCTGTTTGCAGCGCTCGACCGGGAGGATGTGCTGGAGGATGAGCGCTTCAAGGACTGGTTCACGCGCTACGAACACCGCGCCGCACTGCGCGAGATCATCGAGTCGGCTTTTGGTGCGCGACCGCCGGAATACTGGGAGCCGGTGCTCGAGCGTGCCGACGTGCCCTGCGCTCGCGTGATGCGCATCGACGAGATCGTGGACCACCCGCAACTGCGTGCGCGTCAGGTGCTGCAAACGGTGGTGTCGCCGCTCGGCACGCACATGCTGGTCGGCCCCGGGTTCCATCTGGGAGGCGAGGAGGGCGGCGGTGGCGTGATCCACTCCGCCGCGCCACGGCTTGGCGAGCACACGGGGGAGGTGCTGCGCGCCATGGGCCTTCAGGATGAAGACATCGCGGCGCTGAGCGCTCGCACTTGACAGCCCGGAAGTAGCCGGAACCGTTCATTCATTCAGCGTGATTTGGAAAAGGAAGCCTTCGCCATGAGCACCCGCATCGATCTGCAGACCGCCTCGACCCTGACCTCGCGACGCAACGTGCTGCGTGCGGCGGCGCTTGCCACGCTTGGCGCCACGGTGCTGAAGGACGTGCTTGCGCAAAGCGAATTCGCGGGCAAGCCGGTGCGCATCATCGTGCCGTTCACGCCGGGCAGCGGCTCGGACACGGCGGCCCGCTTCTTCGGCGAGCGTGCGGGCAAGGCGCTCGGCGCGAGCTTCGTGGTGGAGAACAAACCCGGCGGTA includes:
- a CDS encoding CaiB/BaiF CoA-transferase family protein, coding for MSRPFENLRILDFTRFLSGPFATHQFALQGAEVIKIEPPTGDDTRTITVNKELAAQKMAPAFMAVNTNKQSVVLDLKQPAAIELIGRMVQEADIVWENFRPGVMDKLGLGYEALRALNPRLIYCSISGFGHTGPEKHTPAFDGKIQAMSGVMSITGEPEHGPMRAGFALCDVLSGMTAAFAVSTALYQRTQTGLGQHVDVSMLDASLSFLSTQVADFTITQTPQRQFGNLSMSRKPTADRFQCGDGYIVLAAMTEAQFQRLFAALDREDVLEDERFKDWFTRYEHRAALREIIESAFGARPPEYWEPVLERADVPCARVMRIDEIVDHPQLRARQVLQTVVSPLGTHMLVGPGFHLGGEEGGGGVIHSAAPRLGEHTGEVLRAMGLQDEDIAALSART